The sequence below is a genomic window from Andrena cerasifolii isolate SP2316 chromosome 6, iyAndCera1_principal, whole genome shotgun sequence.
tgatactGGGAAAGTACCGATCAAtgagtattttattaaacgGGCGCTGAAAAGTGCCGATTGTTGTTCATTGTGAACGTCGAGAGATAGTTCCcgttgtaataaattaaaatgggcACTGAAAAGTACCATTTGGTCTCTTCGCCACTGTAAAAGGAGACACATCTCTACTTTTAATGGGCACGTGAAAACGGACCTTCAGAGGTCGTCATCAGCTTCGTCGGGCTGCTGGTCGCTCCAGAAACTGCGGGGCACTCGAGGTTCCTGGGATGGCGATGCTGGCTTCGTGCGCGGACCACGCTTCCTACAGCGTATCCTCTCCTTTGCCGCCTTCAGTTCCGCTTGCATCCGCAATTGGAAGTCCGATCGGGTTGGCTTCTGGAACTTGGAATTCTGAGCCACACCGTCTGAAAAAGAAATGTATGCAAAGTACGTTAGCATCAATGGAACATACAGTAATAGTAACAATAATTCTAcgtaaaaagatgaaaaatgctTATTGTTTCGTACCAAAAATCGCCCTCGCGATGCGGGTGTCATATAAGGATCTGAGTCCTTCGCGGCCAAACCAAGTGAACGACGACGTTAAGTCGTCCGGCAGTGCTTCCTTGAAGCAGCACTTGACCGCTCCCTTCAAATCGAACCCGCCCACGTATTCGAAATACTTTACCTAAACAAAGCGAGTAAAGATTGatgtaagtatatattatacagggtgtcccactaaggagtggacagcgcgatatctcttaaagtattgtcgataaaaatataaaaaaaatagagaattgcatggttcgagggggcccatttattagcgcgaacgaattttgttttcgattattattttaaaagatacgatggtcaagttcggtttttcaaatggaactattttttttgaagacctgagttgatagtgcgttccaagacaaattcaataagctttaatgtatacactttatttccactggtttttaagatattgcgcttgcaaattt
It includes:
- the LOC143370017 gene encoding uncharacterized protein LOC143370017 yields the protein MEDLTERNRIEAELIRMNTLLLSIQKSVQATHNTGQPMKPAVLPLSSVQEVDCFEDIDDDTYSKVVKYFEYVGGFDLKGAVKCCFKEALPDDLTSSFTWFGREGLRSLYDTRIARAIFDGVAQNSKFQKPTRSDFQLRMQAELKAAKERIRCRKRGPRTKPASPSQEPRVPRSFWSDQQPDEADDDL